One Saccharopolyspora erythraea NRRL 2338 genomic region harbors:
- a CDS encoding lytic transglycosylase domain-containing protein, with protein sequence MLALRGDAVVQSATDDSALPDVLAARDHFGGTGRLPADLIPDFALFEEPTGRGLNSEAAEPAPGPTGRLGIPGVVLDAYRQAEQTLTRSNPRCGLQWPVLAGIGRIESGHARSGRVDARGTTTSPILGPRLDGAPGVAAIPDTDAGALDSDPVWDRAVGPMQFIPSTWRRHAADGNADGIRSPHNVFDAALASGRYLCAGGGDLRERDQLAAAVFRYNHSDGYVRAVLGFADAYARGVVPTRVVLDVVPAPPPQLPPPPPGTPPPPVPVPPPGTVPPPPPTTEPPPTTPPPTTEPPPPPTTSGPPPPSTSTPPPTSSSNPTSPSPTPSITDTSAPATH encoded by the coding sequence TTGCTCGCGCTCCGCGGCGACGCCGTCGTGCAATCGGCCACCGACGACTCGGCCCTACCCGACGTCCTGGCGGCACGCGACCACTTCGGCGGCACCGGGCGGTTGCCCGCGGACCTGATCCCCGACTTCGCCTTATTCGAGGAACCAACGGGACGCGGTCTCAACTCCGAAGCCGCAGAGCCCGCCCCGGGACCGACCGGACGGCTGGGCATCCCCGGTGTCGTGCTGGACGCCTACCGGCAGGCCGAGCAGACTCTCACCCGCTCGAACCCGCGTTGCGGACTCCAGTGGCCCGTACTGGCCGGCATCGGGCGCATCGAGTCCGGCCACGCGCGATCCGGCCGGGTCGACGCGCGGGGCACCACCACCTCGCCTATCCTGGGCCCGCGGCTCGACGGCGCTCCCGGGGTCGCGGCGATCCCCGACACCGACGCCGGAGCGCTCGACTCGGACCCGGTGTGGGACCGGGCCGTGGGGCCGATGCAGTTCATCCCGTCGACCTGGCGCCGGCACGCCGCCGACGGCAACGCCGACGGGATCCGCAGTCCGCACAACGTCTTCGACGCCGCGCTCGCATCCGGTCGCTACCTGTGCGCGGGCGGTGGGGACCTGCGTGAACGCGATCAGCTCGCGGCGGCTGTCTTCCGCTACAACCACTCCGACGGCTACGTCCGTGCGGTGCTCGGCTTCGCCGACGCCTACGCCCGCGGCGTGGTGCCGACGCGCGTCGTCCTCGACGTCGTGCCGGCACCGCCGCCGCAGCTCCCACCGCCGCCCCCGGGAACGCCACCACCGCCGGTGCCGGTACCGCCACCGGGGACGGTGCCACCGCCGCCCCCGACGACGGAGCCACCGCCGACGACCCCGCCACCAACGACGGAGCCACCGCCACCGCCGACCACGTCGGGGCCACCACCGCCGAGCACGTCGACACCGCCGCCGACATCGTCGTCGAACCCGACGTCACCGTCACCCACACCGTCCATAACGGACACCAGCGCGCCGGCCACGCACTGA
- a CDS encoding alpha/beta hydrolase: MVEPGALTAAGLGDLPRRGGPRDLERDYRAGQERAVAGLSIGGYGAMAYAFRNPGVFGAAASYSGAIDMLQGGTPMGIQSILVSQGLGAYDLWGNEYANRFRWMSHNPADNVEALRGVELYVSCGNGQPGPLDPPGQEYEAHEASSLESSRSFTDRLRQQGIAVTTNYYGNGTHAWERELHASWPTLARGWASRRRTCSGRAAAGRPGTHPREHATSKIVVLGGCERQARVALHESAEQLVDLGEHVDAELDA; encoded by the coding sequence GTGGTGGAACCAGGGGCGCTCACCGCTGCCGGACTGGGAGACCTTCCACGTCGAGGAGGTCCGCGAGACCTGGAGCGCGACTACCGCGCGGGGCAGGAACGCGCGGTCGCCGGTCTCTCGATCGGTGGCTACGGCGCCATGGCATACGCGTTCCGCAACCCGGGCGTCTTCGGTGCCGCCGCGTCCTACAGCGGCGCGATCGACATGTTGCAGGGCGGCACACCGATGGGCATCCAGAGCATCCTCGTTAGCCAGGGACTGGGCGCCTACGACCTGTGGGGCAACGAGTACGCCAACCGGTTCCGTTGGATGTCGCACAACCCGGCGGACAACGTGGAGGCGCTGCGGGGCGTCGAGCTCTACGTCTCCTGCGGCAACGGACAGCCGGGGCCGCTCGACCCGCCGGGGCAGGAGTACGAGGCGCACGAGGCGTCGTCGCTGGAGTCCTCGCGCAGCTTCACGGATCGGTTGCGGCAGCAAGGGATCGCGGTGACGACCAACTACTACGGCAACGGCACCCACGCCTGGGAGCGCGAGCTGCACGCCTCCTGGCCGACGTTGGCCAGGGGATGGGCATCACGCCGTAGGACCTGTTCCGGAAGGGCCGCAGCGGGGCGGCCTGGGACGCACCCCCGAGAACATGCGACTTCAAAGATCGTCGTACTGGGTGGGTGTGAACGTCAGGCGCGGGTCGCTCTGCACGAATCCGCCGAGCAGCTGGTCGATCTGGGTGAGCACGTCGATGCCGAGCTCGACGCCTGA